The following are encoded together in the Ezakiella massiliensis genome:
- a CDS encoding DUF262 domain-containing protein: protein MAKRIEPDLKKIGEYLTLKKGVSFIIPEYQRAYSWEVKQCDKFWQDIEDFILAGAEDPYFFGTIIISCEDKDNKLNLIDGQQRTTTFILLFKALLICLEEAIEDTKTYDNPEKLKRTLGMKRDRLLKILYKAEDDEVYDIIEDFYNHDKEDMLNNLSINELYKDELSIILNSKTFAEAEKKVTTIKYKQKDNKYTNFFRNFKYFYNKLKDLSPEDLNIFADNVLDKTEIIEIRSWNVEQAITMFNSLNSAGMPLLDADIISAQLYSNAVNEKEDFINNWSELKKIVSDLEKSNVVNIDGILKQYMYIKRAIDKEYISEGQSVDVSTPGIRRYYTDLNKKLLEDPLRLTSRFLKIAKIWDRIKDYSIVQLAFKFNENIKVYLISYLYRFEVDEISEKLVSDFMNYLLKIFVVLELVDTGFSSARFKSFLFGLNTKLVDENIDPQNIQYEIKTHIEKNWNKADLKERVLDYTKNPLVYLDEYIYCKKEGSKFILPEKYEIEHIMPRSGRNIEQIREDAGLNKKEEFLDIVNKLGNKILLEDNINRSLGNEWFRSKIQSSIKEKAGYKDSMFCLPVKIAEKYEDDDMPRWTVEDINNRNEVIAENIMDFIFE from the coding sequence ATGGCAAAGCGTATAGAACCTGATTTAAAAAAGATAGGTGAATATTTAACTCTAAAAAAGGGGGTTAGTTTTATAATTCCTGAGTATCAAAGAGCATACTCATGGGAAGTTAAACAATGTGATAAATTCTGGCAGGATATAGAAGATTTTATTTTAGCAGGAGCTGAAGATCCCTATTTTTTTGGCACCATAATAATAAGCTGCGAAGATAAAGATAACAAGCTCAATCTAATTGATGGCCAACAAAGAACGACAACTTTTATTCTGCTTTTTAAAGCCCTATTAATATGCCTGGAAGAGGCTATTGAAGACACCAAAACCTATGATAATCCTGAAAAATTGAAAAGAACTCTGGGCATGAAAAGAGACAGGCTTTTAAAAATCTTATACAAGGCTGAAGACGATGAAGTCTATGATATCATAGAAGATTTTTACAATCATGATAAAGAGGATATGTTAAACAACTTATCTATTAACGAACTTTACAAAGATGAACTCAGCATTATTTTAAATTCTAAAACTTTTGCTGAAGCTGAGAAAAAAGTTACAACAATTAAATATAAGCAAAAAGATAATAAGTACACCAATTTCTTTAGAAATTTTAAGTATTTCTACAATAAACTTAAAGATTTGTCTCCAGAGGATTTAAATATTTTTGCTGACAATGTCCTTGACAAGACAGAAATCATAGAAATCCGCAGCTGGAATGTTGAGCAAGCCATTACAATGTTCAACTCGCTAAATTCCGCAGGCATGCCATTGTTGGATGCAGACATTATATCAGCTCAGCTTTATTCTAATGCTGTTAATGAAAAAGAGGACTTTATTAACAATTGGTCTGAACTTAAAAAAATAGTTTCAGACTTAGAAAAAAGCAATGTGGTAAATATAGATGGCATACTCAAACAGTACATGTATATAAAACGCGCCATAGATAAAGAATATATATCCGAAGGCCAATCCGTTGATGTATCAACACCTGGTATTAGGAGATACTACACAGATTTAAACAAAAAACTTCTGGAAGATCCTTTGAGGCTAACCTCAAGATTTTTAAAGATAGCAAAAATCTGGGATAGAATAAAAGATTACTCCATAGTTCAGCTGGCTTTTAAATTTAATGAAAACATAAAAGTTTATTTAATCTCTTACTTGTACAGGTTTGAAGTGGACGAAATAAGTGAAAAACTAGTGTCAGACTTTATGAACTACCTACTTAAAATATTTGTAGTCCTTGAATTGGTAGATACGGGATTCTCAAGTGCTAGATTTAAATCATTCTTATTTGGATTAAATACAAAGCTTGTAGATGAAAATATAGACCCTCAAAATATCCAATATGAAATAAAAACCCATATAGAAAAAAACTGGAATAAAGCTGATCTAAAAGAAAGAGTATTAGATTACACAAAGAACCCTCTGGTATACTTGGATGAATACATTTACTGCAAAAAAGAAGGCAGCAAATTTATCTTGCCTGAAAAATACGAGATTGAGCATATAATGCCAAGAAGCGGCAGAAATATAGAGCAAATCAGAGAAGATGCAGGTCTCAACAAAAAAGAAGAATTTTTGGATATTGTCAATAAATTAGGGAACAAAATTCTTTTAGAAGATAATATCAATAGATCACTAGGAAACGAATGGTTTAGATCCAAAATCCAATCCTCAATAAAAGAAAAAGCTGGCTATAAAGACAGCATGTTTTGTCTGCCAGTAAAGATCGCTGAAAAGTATGAGGATGACGACATGCCAAGATGGACAGTTGAGGACATAAATAATAGAAATGAAGTTATTGCAGAAAATATAATGGACTTTATTTTTGAATAA
- a CDS encoding type II toxin-antitoxin system antitoxin SocA domain-containing protein, whose product MAKNKFFCDGCRDFVDYKIINEDMNQNLKGKDYFFSGKRAFCQSCGNELYPDEVSEYNLKTLYDVYRKENSIISHEDIKNLPEMYDIGKRPLSTLLDLGEQTLTRYIDGDLPTKQYSDYLQRVHDEPVYYNEILEKNKDKISDVTYRKSKAAVEEILNSKSIEKTKIKLACDYLINAIGDITPLALQKCLYYFQGFFMAFNGRPVFNEDCEAWVHGPVYRETYNEYKDYSFNPIEARGNFDQSGFTQQEFDILDSVINYASCYSGKVLEEITHMEEPWRKARKDLPAFAPSNEIIVKEDICDYFTKVKDRYGMINPSDMGDYFKDMFIKQSIKNNSLPMGLNLNAIDKVSDNIMDNYDSAFKELVK is encoded by the coding sequence ATGGCAAAAAATAAATTTTTCTGCGATGGATGCAGAGATTTTGTGGACTATAAAATCATAAATGAGGATATGAATCAAAATTTAAAGGGTAAGGATTATTTTTTTAGTGGTAAGAGGGCTTTTTGCCAGTCTTGTGGCAATGAGCTTTACCCTGATGAGGTCTCTGAATATAATTTAAAGACCTTGTATGATGTTTATAGGAAAGAAAATTCAATTATTTCTCATGAGGATATTAAAAATCTTCCTGAGATGTATGATATAGGCAAGAGGCCTTTGTCGACCTTGCTTGATTTGGGTGAGCAAACTCTGACTCGTTATATAGACGGTGATCTGCCTACAAAGCAGTATTCAGATTACTTGCAAAGGGTTCATGATGAGCCAGTGTATTATAATGAGATTTTAGAAAAAAACAAGGATAAGATTTCTGATGTAACATATAGAAAGTCAAAGGCTGCGGTTGAGGAGATTTTAAACTCAAAATCCATAGAAAAGACCAAGATTAAATTGGCTTGTGATTATTTGATTAACGCTATTGGAGATATAACTCCTTTGGCTTTACAAAAGTGCTTGTACTATTTCCAAGGTTTTTTCATGGCCTTTAATGGTCGCCCTGTTTTTAATGAGGACTGCGAGGCCTGGGTGCACGGGCCTGTTTACAGAGAAACATATAATGAATACAAGGATTATAGCTTTAATCCAATTGAAGCAAGGGGAAATTTTGATCAATCAGGTTTTACCCAGCAGGAGTTTGACATATTGGACAGTGTAATCAATTATGCCTCATGCTACAGCGGCAAGGTTTTGGAAGAAATCACACACATGGAAGAGCCTTGGCGCAAGGCTAGAAAAGATTTGCCGGCCTTTGCACCTTCTAATGAGATTATTGTAAAAGAAGATATTTGCGATTACTTTACCAAGGTTAAGGATAGGTATGGAATGATAAACCCTTCTGACATGGGGGATTATTTTAAGGATATGTTCATAAAGCAGTCTATCAAAAATAATTCTCTGCCTATGGGATTGAATCTCAACGCTATAGATAAGGTATCTGACAATATTATGGATAATTATGATTCGGCTTTTAAGGAATTAGTCAAATAA
- a CDS encoding SseB family protein: protein MKYSEVGFRAFYNNFIAVPLKDSLKDLIKDFQGADKANYILTYGYIDHTTGLTLEVLAAAFKGNEGFLFAAGNPEISLKIRIGSVMDDECFYFDDEDGKMYKSYADKIESLKIYYAGDEVEESRNMRFLDPSRSPEYPDDLLVYLVKDGNELEGCWVRIEALGEHNMIGILLNEPDQDFGCHIDDRIEFYVQHNDYKEISLWANMNQSARITAEDLEDGKVLEAAIHTCNEEPTEKHLLDIMAILKDSYVWIPCNAIMSDADQARLTAKDINIGEEFTTHDEIRMVPDILQSEDEFFFPVFSNIEAMGEYGNGFSKVQKHFLEALELAKNNDRDLAGIVINAFSEPYILYKELWNLFDKTESY, encoded by the coding sequence ATGAAGTATAGTGAAGTAGGTTTTAGAGCTTTTTATAATAATTTTATTGCTGTTCCACTTAAGGATAGTCTGAAAGACCTAATAAAAGACTTTCAAGGAGCAGATAAAGCAAATTATATTTTAACATATGGATACATTGATCACACAACAGGTTTAACGCTTGAAGTGTTGGCTGCTGCCTTTAAGGGTAATGAAGGTTTTCTCTTTGCAGCTGGAAACCCAGAAATATCATTAAAGATTAGAATTGGATCTGTTATGGATGATGAATGTTTTTATTTTGATGATGAAGACGGGAAAATGTATAAAAGTTATGCAGACAAGATAGAAAGCTTAAAAATCTATTATGCGGGAGATGAAGTGGAAGAATCTCGCAATATGCGTTTCTTAGATCCATCAAGAAGCCCAGAATATCCTGATGATTTATTGGTATATCTTGTTAAAGACGGAAATGAACTGGAAGGGTGCTGGGTACGTATTGAGGCTTTAGGGGAACATAATATGATCGGAATTTTGCTTAATGAACCTGACCAGGATTTTGGTTGTCACATAGATGATAGAATTGAATTTTACGTGCAACATAATGATTATAAAGAAATATCACTATGGGCTAATATGAATCAAAGTGCAAGAATCACTGCTGAGGATTTAGAAGATGGAAAAGTGTTAGAAGCTGCCATCCACACTTGTAACGAAGAGCCTACTGAAAAACACTTGCTGGATATCATGGCGATTTTAAAAGATAGCTATGTGTGGATTCCGTGCAATGCTATAATGAGCGATGCAGATCAAGCAAGATTGACCGCTAAGGATATAAATATTGGTGAAGAATTTACTACTCATGATGAAATAAGGATGGTTCCTGATATATTACAAAGTGAAGATGAATTTTTCTTCCCTGTATTTTCTAATATAGAAGCAATGGGCGAGTATGGAAATGGATTCTCCAAAGTACAGAAGCATTTTTTGGAAGCGCTTGAGCTCGCAAAAAACAATGATAGAGACCTGGCAGGCATAGTTATAAATGCATTTTCGGAGCCCTATATACTATATAAAGAATTATGGAATTTATTCGATAAGACGGAATCTTATTAG
- a CDS encoding CapA family protein, whose amino-acid sequence MKRQFRLILLLIMALVFVSCKPGDKGTGESAQLAEEVEASSKENKNTDINLDLESSSKKEENANSNSSSNSSEDEKEKAILNSNSEAIEKKIKNEIANEDYQATLMVAGDIMFHSPQLDAARQGDGTYSFMNTFRYLRPLLSKGYALANFESTIAEANFSGYPAFRTPHNAMNAIKFVGFDMVALANNHSLDGGLAGVVRTIETADFYQLAHVGTYKDPESNLPTIVNIEGRDIAFLNYTYGLNGLDRYIEGKEYMINTLNEDKVLKDIADAKENAQGTIVIVHWGTEYRRTADDYQKYWAKFFAENGVDIILGSHPHVIEPAEFIDHDGFQTYCIYSMGNFLSNQRREYMGGSPYGEDGVIVELQIKAAGDRVYADTVTYHPTWVHRINKPLSFTIYPCEAGLNGEINGVDDFIKNRLQESYDRTMEIFKDTNADS is encoded by the coding sequence ATGAAGAGACAGTTTAGACTTATACTTTTATTAATAATGGCCTTGGTCTTTGTTTCCTGCAAGCCTGGAGACAAGGGGACAGGCGAAAGCGCCCAGCTTGCCGAAGAAGTGGAGGCAAGTTCAAAGGAAAATAAAAATACGGATATAAACTTAGATTTAGAGTCGAGCTCAAAGAAAGAAGAAAATGCAAATTCAAATTCAAGTTCTAATTCAAGCGAAGATGAAAAAGAAAAGGCAATTTTAAATTCAAATTCAGAGGCAATAGAAAAGAAAATAAAAAATGAAATTGCAAATGAAGATTACCAGGCGACCCTCATGGTGGCAGGGGACATTATGTTCCACTCCCCCCAATTGGACGCGGCCAGACAAGGCGACGGGACCTATTCTTTTATGAATACCTTCCGTTACCTGCGACCCCTCTTGTCCAAGGGCTACGCTCTTGCCAACTTTGAGTCGACAATCGCCGAGGCCAATTTCTCTGGCTATCCGGCCTTTAGAACTCCACATAATGCCATGAATGCTATAAAATTCGTGGGCTTTGACATGGTGGCCCTGGCCAACAACCACTCCCTTGACGGGGGCCTGGCAGGAGTTGTTCGTACGATTGAAACCGCAGATTTTTACCAGTTGGCCCACGTGGGCACTTACAAGGACCCAGAGTCCAACCTGCCAACAATCGTAAATATCGAGGGCAGGGACATTGCATTTTTAAATTACACTTACGGCCTCAACGGTCTTGACCGCTACATTGAGGGCAAGGAGTATATGATAAACACCTTGAACGAAGACAAGGTTTTGAAAGACATTGCCGACGCCAAGGAAAACGCCCAAGGGACAATTGTCATCGTCCACTGGGGAACAGAGTATAGGCGGACGGCCGACGATTACCAAAAGTACTGGGCCAAATTTTTCGCAGAAAACGGGGTCGATATAATTCTTGGCTCTCACCCACACGTCATCGAGCCGGCGGAATTTATAGACCACGATGGCTTCCAGACCTATTGCATTTATTCCATGGGTAACTTCCTGTCAAATCAAAGGCGGGAGTACATGGGCGGTTCACCCTATGGTGAGGACGGGGTCATTGTCGAGCTCCAGATTAAAGCAGCTGGCGACAGGGTCTACGCGGACACAGTAACCTATCACCCGACCTGGGTCCACAGGATAAATAAACCCCTGTCTTTTACAATTTATCCTTGCGAGGCTGGATTAAATGGCGAGATCAATGGCGTTGACGACTTTATAAAAAATCGCCTCCAAGAATCCTACGATCGAACTATGGAAATTTTTAAGGACACAAATGCAGATTCTTAA
- a CDS encoding RluA family pseudouridine synthase yields the protein MQILNFKVTKDAYNLNHALMDLSISHRNYRKYFYQDKIFVDGEIIHGKAPVYAGSTITFHIDDEFDSADQPYTLGAPEGEILFEDDLIVAMNKPAGILTHETKNFDGITFRDYAKNTFYKLGIRQQVRFINRLDLDTSGIILIAKSDLAQGLYSKIHKDTTVKEYIAICKGNLHEKTPVDLPIGRHEEIGTRRIIAPQGQGQEAHSIFTPLYNKGPYSIIKAQIKTGRTHQIRVHLMSLGIQILGDVMYGVGIDGMYRQALHSFRLRTNAGGREVDVFAEMPEDMKELIRRIF from the coding sequence ATGCAGATTCTTAATTTTAAAGTCACAAAGGACGCCTACAATCTCAACCACGCCCTTATGGACCTGTCCATTTCCCACAGAAATTATCGCAAGTACTTTTACCAGGACAAAATTTTTGTGGACGGTGAGATTATCCACGGCAAGGCGCCGGTCTATGCTGGATCGACCATCACTTTTCACATAGATGACGAATTTGATTCGGCCGACCAACCTTACACGCTGGGCGCGCCCGAGGGGGAAATTTTATTTGAGGACGACCTCATTGTCGCCATGAATAAGCCGGCCGGGATTTTAACCCACGAGACCAAAAATTTCGACGGGATAACCTTTCGTGACTACGCAAAAAATACTTTTTATAAATTAGGCATCCGCCAGCAAGTACGCTTTATAAATCGCTTGGACTTGGACACTTCGGGGATAATTTTAATCGCCAAGTCGGACCTGGCCCAAGGCCTTTATTCGAAAATCCACAAGGACACGACGGTCAAAGAATATATAGCCATTTGCAAGGGCAACTTGCACGAAAAAACTCCGGTCGACTTGCCCATTGGCCGCCACGAGGAAATCGGGACCAGGCGGATAATAGCACCCCAAGGTCAAGGTCAAGAGGCCCACAGCATTTTTACGCCCCTTTACAATAAGGGACCCTATTCTATTATCAAGGCCCAGATAAAAACCGGCCGGACTCACCAAATCCGCGTCCACTTGATGAGTTTAGGGATTCAAATTTTGGGCGATGTCATGTACGGGGTGGGGATTGACGGCATGTATCGCCAAGCCTTGCATTCATTTAGATTAAGGACCAATGCGGGCGGGCGTGAGGTCGATGTCTTTGCAGAAATGCCAGAGGATATGAAAGAATTGATTAGGAGAATATTTTGA
- a CDS encoding HIRAN domain-containing protein, whose translation MTDKDLAKIDDIEKLVLISAHAGGLDMPKPFEREIYLFDTHVAGTTHIEKIKSIEPLLKIGDKVNFYREPTNPHDPQAIRIETTGYQKIGYVPRADNVVFARLMDAGKNLYGKITSKEWQDSWLKVEIRIYLWEI comes from the coding sequence ATGACAGATAAAGACCTAGCAAAAATTGACGACATAGAAAAACTCGTCCTCATATCCGCCCACGCTGGAGGCCTTGACATGCCCAAGCCCTTCGAAAGGGAAATCTATTTGTTCGACACCCATGTGGCAGGGACGACCCACATAGAAAAAATCAAATCCATAGAGCCCCTCCTTAAAATCGGCGACAAAGTAAACTTCTACCGGGAACCAACCAACCCCCACGACCCCCAAGCCATCCGCATCGAAACCACCGGCTACCAAAAAATCGGCTACGTCCCCCGGGCCGACAACGTCGTCTTCGCCCGCCTCATGGATGCCGGCAAAAACCTCTACGGCAAAATCACCTCCAAAGAGTGGCAAGACAGCTGGCTGAAGGTGGAGATACGGATATATCTGTGGGAAATATAA
- a CDS encoding J domain-containing protein, translating to MANIELSQEYENLKNEIQELKNTLTETIFKYDELKYIICKNIKTQYMLEIGTLEYLVYKDYCQYLRLKRKAERIRFHKYRHEKIDLKMIDTDLDKEFAEYQKRLDDRAEEITKAAGELEKEVLTTEETREIKSLYRKLIKKLHPDLHPDQSPDKIELFHKVVQAYKDGNLSLMQVLAEVVDADAEVETKSTMEEMAEQRYRLLNSIDAVKEKIQQIKTTTPYIWKEILDDPIKKEEKIAELKEAQKSFKDAIDTLDEIIKKLLEETDDR from the coding sequence ATGGCAAATATTGAACTATCCCAAGAATATGAAAATTTAAAAAACGAAATCCAAGAATTAAAAAACACCTTGACGGAAACGATTTTTAAATACGATGAACTCAAATACATCATATGCAAGAACATAAAAACCCAGTATATGCTAGAGATTGGGACCTTGGAATACCTGGTCTACAAAGATTATTGCCAGTATCTCCGCCTCAAACGCAAGGCCGAGAGAATACGCTTTCACAAATACCGTCACGAAAAAATCGACCTCAAAATGATCGACACCGACCTTGACAAAGAGTTTGCAGAATATCAAAAACGCCTTGACGACCGGGCAGAGGAAATCACCAAGGCCGCAGGAGAATTGGAAAAAGAAGTCCTGACCACAGAAGAGACCAGGGAAATCAAAAGCCTCTACAGAAAACTCATCAAAAAACTCCACCCCGACCTCCACCCCGACCAAAGCCCAGACAAGATCGAACTCTTCCACAAGGTCGTCCAAGCCTACAAGGACGGCAATTTAAGCCTAATGCAAGTCTTGGCCGAAGTCGTAGATGCAGACGCCGAGGTCGAGACCAAATCCACTATGGAAGAAATGGCCGAACAAAGATATAGGCTTCTTAATAGCATTGATGCCGTCAAGGAAAAAATTCAACAAATTAAAACGACCACCCCATACATTTGGAAGGAAATCCTAGACGACCCCATCAAAAAAGAAGAAAAAATCGCTGAACTCAAAGAAGCCCAAAAATCTTTTAAAGACGCTATAGACACACTTGATGAAATTATAAAAAAACTATTGGAGGAGACCGATGACAGATAA
- a CDS encoding diacylglycerol kinase family protein has translation MKYLFIMSTKAAGGKNLPDENKIQAAMAGEDYEIIYTTYAGQPFDIAKDQAAKYGSDIAIYACGGDGTINEVASALVGTDSFMGVLPCGTGNDFCRTVHEGKTVDQVLAEIKNAQKTKIDIIKMNDRYSINIGSIGFDAAAVYRVVNNVNNVRKYKGMSYLVGALQSLKNDRVFPLSYELDLVDGRKISGQGEYLLLTLANGSYYGGGFKPAPLADIRDGIINLSLVETLSYLKVALLMMRYKKGRHLNMKCVSTYEVKSGKIKSLGQDTYLNYDGDVCKTREIDFEILPQAINFLM, from the coding sequence ATGAAATATTTATTTATAATGTCAACCAAGGCGGCAGGTGGAAAAAATTTGCCGGATGAAAATAAAATTCAAGCGGCCATGGCAGGCGAGGATTATGAGATTATTTACACGACCTACGCTGGCCAGCCTTTTGATATCGCCAAGGACCAGGCGGCAAAATATGGATCTGATATAGCCATCTACGCCTGCGGAGGAGACGGCACCATCAACGAAGTCGCCTCGGCCCTGGTGGGGACGGATTCTTTTATGGGGGTCCTGCCTTGCGGAACTGGTAACGACTTTTGCCGGACCGTCCACGAAGGCAAGACTGTCGACCAAGTTCTAGCTGAAATTAAAAATGCCCAGAAGACCAAGATTGACATAATAAAAATGAACGACCGCTATTCAATAAACATTGGATCAATCGGCTTTGACGCCGCCGCAGTCTACAGGGTTGTAAACAATGTCAATAATGTCCGCAAATACAAGGGCATGTCCTACCTTGTGGGTGCCCTTCAGTCACTAAAAAACGACCGAGTCTTCCCACTTTCATACGAGCTAGACCTGGTCGACGGGAGAAAAATTTCTGGCCAAGGAGAATATTTGCTCCTGACACTTGCCAACGGATCCTATTACGGAGGAGGTTTCAAGCCAGCGCCATTGGCTGACATCAGGGACGGGATCATCAACCTTAGCCTGGTCGAAACTTTATCCTATCTAAAAGTCGCCCTCCTTATGATGAGATACAAAAAAGGCAGGCATCTCAACATGAAATGCGTATCTACTTATGAGGTAAAGTCCGGCAAAATCAAAAGCCTGGGCCAAGACACCTATCTCAACTACGACGGCGATGTATGTAAGACTAGGGAGATCGATTTTGAAATCCTCCCCCAAGCCATTAATTTTTTGATGTAA